The Pseudoliparis swirei isolate HS2019 ecotype Mariana Trench chromosome 16, NWPU_hadal_v1, whole genome shotgun sequence genome includes a window with the following:
- the LOC130206268 gene encoding C-C chemokine receptor type 9-like isoform X1, producing the protein MEETFTTYMTTGTDYAGTNYSGTQGPTEYPDDYGSEPTGMCDRIWVRGFRAQYEPPLFWIIFLLGAVGNLMVVWIYTTVRNRLKTMTDVYLLNLALADLFFLCTLPFWAVDAVKGWVVGVGLCKMVSAVYKINFFSSMLLLTCISVDRYIAIVQVTKAQNLKKKRLLCSKLACLGVWLVSALLALPEFLFAQVKPDRSGQSFCALVFWNNAYNRTKILVLSLQICVGFFLPLLVMLFCYSVIIRTLLQAKSFEKHKALRVIFVVVLVFVLSQLPHNGLLMMEAAQAANTTITNCNVVYGFDVAGQIAKSLAFTHACLNPFLYVFIGVRFRQDLVRIVKVCAGALGKGGLSQIQAAPKRPSVMSDTDTTPALSI; encoded by the exons ATGGAAGAGACATTTACGACGTACATGACCACAGGAACTGATTATGCTGGAACTAATTATTCTGGAACT CAGGGCCCGACTGAATACCCAGACGACTACGGTTCCGAGCCGACAGGCATGTGTGACAGGATCTGGGTGAGGGGTTTCCGCGCGCAGTACGAACCGcctctcttctggatcatcttcCTCCTCGGCGCCGTGGGCAACCTGATGGTGGTTTGGATCTACACCACCGTGCGCAACCGCCTGAAAACCATGACCGACGTGTACCtgctcaacctggcgctggctgACCTCTTCTTCCTGTGCACGCTGCCCTTCTGGGCTGTCGACGCCGTCAAGGGCTGGGTCGTTGGCGTCGGCCTCTGCAAAATGGTGTCGGCGGTCTATAAGATCAACTTCTTCAGCAGCATGCTCCTGCTCACCTGCATTAGCGTGGACCGCTACATTGCTATCGTACAAGTCACCAAGGCCCAGAACCTGAAGAAAAAGCGGCTGCTCTGCAGCAAGCTCGCCTGCCTGGGTGTCTGGCTCGTCTCCGCCCTCCTGGCCCTCCCGGAGTTCCTCTTCGCCCAGGTGAAGCCGGACCGAAGCGGGCAGTCCTTCTGCGCTCTGGTGTTCTGGAACAACGCGTACAACCGCACCAAGATCCTGGTTCTGTCCCTGCAGATCTGCGTGGGCTTCTTCCTCCCCCTACTCGTCATGTTGTTTTGTTACTCGGTCATCATTCGCACGCTCCTGCAGGCCAAGAGCTTCGAGAAGCACAAGGCCCTCCGCGTCATCTTCGTCGTGGTGCTTGTGTTCGTTCTCTCTCAGCTGCCGCACAACGGCCTGCTGATGATGGAGGCCGCGCAGGCCGCGAACACCACGATCACCAACTGTAACGTCGTGTACGGGTTCGATGTGGCTGGACAGATCGCCAAGAGCCTGGCGTTCACTCACGCCTGCCTCAACCCATTCCTGTACGTCTTCATTGGGGTGCGCTTCAGACAAGACCTCGTGAGGATCGTGAAGGTGTGCGCTGGCGCTCTGGGAAAAGGAGGGCTCAGTCAAATACAGGCAGCTCCCAAACGTCCCTCTGTCATGTCAGACACTGATACGACACCTGCCCTTTCTATATGA
- the LOC130206268 gene encoding C-C chemokine receptor type 9-like isoform X2, with translation MEETFTTYMTTGTDYAGTNYSGTGPTEYPDDYGSEPTGMCDRIWVRGFRAQYEPPLFWIIFLLGAVGNLMVVWIYTTVRNRLKTMTDVYLLNLALADLFFLCTLPFWAVDAVKGWVVGVGLCKMVSAVYKINFFSSMLLLTCISVDRYIAIVQVTKAQNLKKKRLLCSKLACLGVWLVSALLALPEFLFAQVKPDRSGQSFCALVFWNNAYNRTKILVLSLQICVGFFLPLLVMLFCYSVIIRTLLQAKSFEKHKALRVIFVVVLVFVLSQLPHNGLLMMEAAQAANTTITNCNVVYGFDVAGQIAKSLAFTHACLNPFLYVFIGVRFRQDLVRIVKVCAGALGKGGLSQIQAAPKRPSVMSDTDTTPALSI, from the exons ATGGAAGAGACATTTACGACGTACATGACCACAGGAACTGATTATGCTGGAACTAATTATTCTGGAACT GGCCCGACTGAATACCCAGACGACTACGGTTCCGAGCCGACAGGCATGTGTGACAGGATCTGGGTGAGGGGTTTCCGCGCGCAGTACGAACCGcctctcttctggatcatcttcCTCCTCGGCGCCGTGGGCAACCTGATGGTGGTTTGGATCTACACCACCGTGCGCAACCGCCTGAAAACCATGACCGACGTGTACCtgctcaacctggcgctggctgACCTCTTCTTCCTGTGCACGCTGCCCTTCTGGGCTGTCGACGCCGTCAAGGGCTGGGTCGTTGGCGTCGGCCTCTGCAAAATGGTGTCGGCGGTCTATAAGATCAACTTCTTCAGCAGCATGCTCCTGCTCACCTGCATTAGCGTGGACCGCTACATTGCTATCGTACAAGTCACCAAGGCCCAGAACCTGAAGAAAAAGCGGCTGCTCTGCAGCAAGCTCGCCTGCCTGGGTGTCTGGCTCGTCTCCGCCCTCCTGGCCCTCCCGGAGTTCCTCTTCGCCCAGGTGAAGCCGGACCGAAGCGGGCAGTCCTTCTGCGCTCTGGTGTTCTGGAACAACGCGTACAACCGCACCAAGATCCTGGTTCTGTCCCTGCAGATCTGCGTGGGCTTCTTCCTCCCCCTACTCGTCATGTTGTTTTGTTACTCGGTCATCATTCGCACGCTCCTGCAGGCCAAGAGCTTCGAGAAGCACAAGGCCCTCCGCGTCATCTTCGTCGTGGTGCTTGTGTTCGTTCTCTCTCAGCTGCCGCACAACGGCCTGCTGATGATGGAGGCCGCGCAGGCCGCGAACACCACGATCACCAACTGTAACGTCGTGTACGGGTTCGATGTGGCTGGACAGATCGCCAAGAGCCTGGCGTTCACTCACGCCTGCCTCAACCCATTCCTGTACGTCTTCATTGGGGTGCGCTTCAGACAAGACCTCGTGAGGATCGTGAAGGTGTGCGCTGGCGCTCTGGGAAAAGGAGGGCTCAGTCAAATACAGGCAGCTCCCAAACGTCCCTCTGTCATGTCAGACACTGATACGACACCTGCCCTTTCTATATGA
- the lztfl1 gene encoding leucine zipper transcription factor-like protein 1 isoform X1 → MAEFGFNEHHQNEVINYMRFARSKMVLRLKTVDSCFEELKDSRLVEETFTVDEVKEMLDGLQMVVRGEVEMELINTAHTNVLLLRQLFSQAEKFYLRLQSDISELENRELLEQVAEFEKTDFKSGDKMYQETNKPKLAPLNESGVSELLNKEITRLQEENDKLKARMRTLESQAMSALDERTKADRALKDLQKVQGDQQLAAQSQEISGLEDTVASLRDDYERSLSANSASQKGLQENLISAKHELLRVQEQLSLAEKELDKKFQQTAAYRNMKEILTKKNEQIKDIRKRLQRYEPNE, encoded by the exons ATG GCTGAATTTGGGTTTAATGAACACCATCAGAATGAAGTCATCAATTACATGCGATTTGCACGTTCAAAGATGGTCCTGAGACTTAAGACCGTTGACTCGTGCTTTGAAGAACTCAAAGATAGCAG gctGGTGGAGGAAACCTTCACAGTGGACGAGGTGAAGGAGATGCTGGACGGGCTGCAGATGGTGGTGCGcggggaggtggagatggagctCATCAACACGGCTCACACCAACGTGCTGCTGCTCAGGCAGCTCTTCTCACAGGCGGAGAAGTTTTACCTTCGACTGCAGAGCGATATCTCCGAGCTTGAGAACAG GGAGCTGTTAGAACAAGTGGCTGAATTTGAGAAGACGGACTTTAAAAGCGGCGATAAG ATGTACCAGGAAACGAATAAACCCAAACTAGCACCGCTGAATGAAAGCGGTGTGTCCGAACTTCTCAACAAG GAGATAACGAGACTACAGGAGGAAAACGATAAACTGAAAGCCAGAATGCGGACTTTAGAATCCCAG GCGATGAGTGCACTGGACGAGAGAACCAAAGCAGACCGAGCCCTGAAAGACCTTCAGAAGGTGCAAGGGGACCAGCAG CTGGCTGCTCAATCCCAGGAGATCAGCGGCCTGGAGGACACGGTGGCTTCTCTGAGGGACGACTACGAAAGGTCTCTGAGCGCCAACTCTGCCTCCCAGAAGGGTCTGCAGGAGAACCTGATCTCTGCCAAACATGAGCTCCTGCGAGTGCAGGAGCAGCTGTCCTTGGCAGAGAag GAGTTGGACAAGAAGTTCCAGCAAACTGCGGCCTACCGCAACATGAAGGAGATCCTGACGAAGAAAAATGAGCAGATCAAAGACATCAGAAAACGATTGCAGAG ATACGAGCCCAATGAATGA
- the lztfl1 gene encoding leucine zipper transcription factor-like protein 1 isoform X2 encodes MAEFGFNEHHQNEVINYMRFARSKMVLRLKTVDSCFEELKDSRLVEETFTVDEVKEMLDGLQMVVRGEVEMELINTAHTNVLLLRQLFSQAEKFYLRLQSDISELENRELLEQVAEFEKTDFKSGDKMYQETNKPKLAPLNESGVSELLNKEITRLQEENDKLKARMRTLESQAMSALDERTKADRALKDLQKVQGDQQEISGLEDTVASLRDDYERSLSANSASQKGLQENLISAKHELLRVQEQLSLAEKELDKKFQQTAAYRNMKEILTKKNEQIKDIRKRLQRYEPNE; translated from the exons ATG GCTGAATTTGGGTTTAATGAACACCATCAGAATGAAGTCATCAATTACATGCGATTTGCACGTTCAAAGATGGTCCTGAGACTTAAGACCGTTGACTCGTGCTTTGAAGAACTCAAAGATAGCAG gctGGTGGAGGAAACCTTCACAGTGGACGAGGTGAAGGAGATGCTGGACGGGCTGCAGATGGTGGTGCGcggggaggtggagatggagctCATCAACACGGCTCACACCAACGTGCTGCTGCTCAGGCAGCTCTTCTCACAGGCGGAGAAGTTTTACCTTCGACTGCAGAGCGATATCTCCGAGCTTGAGAACAG GGAGCTGTTAGAACAAGTGGCTGAATTTGAGAAGACGGACTTTAAAAGCGGCGATAAG ATGTACCAGGAAACGAATAAACCCAAACTAGCACCGCTGAATGAAAGCGGTGTGTCCGAACTTCTCAACAAG GAGATAACGAGACTACAGGAGGAAAACGATAAACTGAAAGCCAGAATGCGGACTTTAGAATCCCAG GCGATGAGTGCACTGGACGAGAGAACCAAAGCAGACCGAGCCCTGAAAGACCTTCAGAAGGTGCAAGGGGACCAGCAG GAGATCAGCGGCCTGGAGGACACGGTGGCTTCTCTGAGGGACGACTACGAAAGGTCTCTGAGCGCCAACTCTGCCTCCCAGAAGGGTCTGCAGGAGAACCTGATCTCTGCCAAACATGAGCTCCTGCGAGTGCAGGAGCAGCTGTCCTTGGCAGAGAag GAGTTGGACAAGAAGTTCCAGCAAACTGCGGCCTACCGCAACATGAAGGAGATCCTGACGAAGAAAAATGAGCAGATCAAAGACATCAGAAAACGATTGCAGAG ATACGAGCCCAATGAATGA